agggacgccgtagtgaagggctccagaaatttcgaccactcggggttctttaacgtgcactgacatcgcactgtacacgggcctctagaatttcggctccatcgaaattcgaccgccgcggccgggatcgaacccgcgtcttccgggccagcagccgagcgccataaccactcagccaccgcggcggcggcaacGTTGTGACGGGAGCTTcatccacgaccggctttattggCCTCATCCCATGGATTGCCTCATCGAGCCTGATCCTCACAATGCCCTTACGGAATTACAGCAGTCAAAGCCGAAGCCAGGTGGTGTTCTCTGTGTCCGAAATAGTTCGAGACGCTGGTGCCGCGGGGCTCACAGTTCATACAAATCGGAGCGCTTTCGGACGGGGTTTTCGGCAGTCTCCGTTAATTTTTCCTTGATTATCGCTTAGTCGTGTCGTGCCGCGATCTCTCTCTTGCTGTGCGGAATCATCGCTGTGGCATAAGGCATCTGCAGAAAATCCACGATGGCTCCGGAGAAGTGTGTTGAGACCGCAGTGGTTGCGACGCATTCAATACCGCGGCCGCGTGATGTGCCTCTTGAAGTTTGCGTCCCAGTTCGTGTGACTTACTACGATGGACCAGCCAAAGTCTTCCTGCGTTACAACCCGCCTGGCTTTCCTGAATACGCATACGAGAACTTCTGCGTTGCCCACTGGAGACGCCACGTACACGAAGTCTTTGTTGGAATGTATTGCCTGGTGTGCCACAACGGCAGAATGGAAGAGGGTCTTCGTGCGCAGATAAGAGACGTGCACAAAAATCCGAACGGCTTACAAGCATTGGCCAGAATCCTCTACGTCGACACCGGCCGCGAGGATGTTGTCGAGCTGGACTGTGTGTACCCCATCGACGCGGAAGCGACAGCCGAACCGCGCGGGACCGTGGAATGTTGCCTGCATAGGTTACGGccaacattgcgcagcacgcgcTCGGACTTGATGCATTTGTTGCCCGACGCCTGCGAACCTTCATACGAGGCCATATTCCACAGCGTCACGGACACGGGCGTCTACGAGGTTGATCTGTTCGTTATGTGCTCCACAAAGAGAATGGGACTGGTTAGACTAAATGTTGGCGAGAATCTTGTCTATAATGGCTATGCCGAATTCCTGAGTTACCTTTATGACATCCCGGCTATGGACGGAAACCCGGCCCAAACCACAAGCAGGCTTGCATTGCCCCCATGTGAAGAAGGCCGCTCCAAGACCCCTGAAACATCACCATCGACTTTTTCAGACCGCGGTGACACTCCCAGCGAGGGGTCGGCGCCTTGCTATGAATTAGCGGCGGCGGAAGAGCCAAGGGGATATTCCTGGGAGATTACTGTCACATATATTTGCACACCTGATCTCTGGTATGGACAGCTGACTTCCAGGTCGAAGGACCTTTTGGAAGTGTGCAGCATTATAAGCTCCTCCTCCAGCGAGAGCGGATGCTCTGAAACTGAAGTTAAAAAAGGCTCATACTTGATCTATCGTGATTTTCCACATGCGACGGGAGCCAGGGTAAGAGTTGAAGAGATTTTGGACTGTGATAGATGTCGCATATTTTTATTGGACTATGGCAATAGGAAGGTAGTGAGTTCTTCATGCCTGTTTAGGTTGGACAGAAGACTTCGTTCCATAAGCCCTCTTGCACTGAGGTTCCATCTTACTGGTATTCGACCATGGACAGAGTGGACAGAGGCAGCTGTCACGAGATTTGAAGCACTCACTCAAGCTGACACCAAGCTTACAGTGGAAGTTCTGGAGACACAGAGCTGTGGTGACGAATTTGGTGACAAAGTCCACCTGGTAAAATTGTTTAGCAAGACTCATGGCAATGTGGCTGAGTGCATGATCAGAGATGGCTATGCAAGGATGCCAATTGAAAGAAAGGCAACACCTGTACAAAGTACAAATCTTGAAGACATGCAGTTTGATCCTATGCAGGATGACTACAACGATGTGCTTAATAGCTACGGTGTGAACACCGACGACCCAGGTGTGGCAACCTCGAAGTTTGCTGTCAAAAAGAGTCACCGCATCTGCAAATTTTTCAGCGCACAGGGCACTTGTAAGCAGGGACAGTATTGCGTTTACAGCCATGTTGCTGAAGAAGCAAATTCAGCGCTACTGCACGTAAATGAGCCAGTTCTGAGCCTTCCAAGAAATATGCGACCACCTGTTTTGGGAAGCTGGGTGTTTGGACAGGTGTCTGCATGCAAGAGCCCAAGTTTCTTCTTCCTGATATTCCCATATGGGAAAAGTCCGTTTGAGCAGCTGATTGTCGAAGACATGGCTTCCAGGTCAAAGCTGTCTTTGGAAAACCTCATGGAAGACATGCAACGTGAGTGCAATCTCAGGAAATTCAGCGAGGACAGATTGTTCACAAAGGCCGAAGGAGAGCTTGTGGCTGCGAGGAGCAGTCGCGACGCTCGTTGGTACAGAGGACAAGTTGTCTCAGTTGGCCACGGTGATGTTCTCCAGGTGTTCTTTGTGGACTTCGGGTTTTGTGAGTGGGTACCAGTGAAGGAGGTGAAGGCCCTCGATGAGCGCTTCGCACACTTGCCATTGCAGGCACATCCGGCTTGCATTGTGGCAGATGGATTCAGCTGCCCCAGTGACAAGACAGGATGGGACGCGGAAATGCGTGAGGTATTTCTGAACTGCGTCACTCGCAAGGACCTCCTTGTAGAAATTGTCCGAATTTTTGATGGACTTCTGCATGTCAGGCTGTACTTTTTGAAGGATGATATGCTCTTTAATGTAACTGACTGTATGACAGCTTGCAAGAGACGCTCGATCAAAGAAGAATGCCGTATGCGCTCCATCTCTACAAAAACTCGTATGGTGCCTCTTTAGGTGTGCATGATattttgtttttgatgtttatgcAAACAAGTGTGGCATTTTCTTAGGTGTGgatggtcatttgtttttgatTGAGCTTACGTGTATTGTTAAGTAGATGAATTTACCATTGACAGAAATTGATGATTGTGTACCAAAATTAGTGTGCACTCCATCTTTACAAAAGCCCTTAATGGGCCTTCTTAGGTGTGCATGATCTTTTGTGTTTGACATTGCATGCATTGTTTTATCATTTATATGCATTTACCCTTGACAAACCTAATGACTCTGTCCCAAAATTGAGTTATAAGTGTGAGatttgtgctttttttacagcaGCAACTTGCACTATGCATTCAGTGACCAATAAAATTTTTGTGCATGAGGTACACGCTGAGAAAAATGACTTCTCATTTAATGAAAGGTATAGTACAAGGAATGAAAGTCTTACTGACTGCACAAAATTGTTTGCAAAAACTACACATAGGATTCAAGCTGAATAAAAAATTTCATTCTCTTTGATAATGTGCTTTGCTTTTATAGAAAACTTGCTGGAAAATTTGAGTGCATTCAGCACTGGCTCAGCCTTTTGAGGCAAGGCTGGAAAAGCAAACGAGGTTAAGTGGGCCATAATGTGAAATTTATGGCAAGAGTTGTACAAAAGAGTGAAGTTTTATGATAAATGGATGTGCAACATTTTGTCAGGCTTGATGTTTGAAGCTGATGGTCTTCTCCTTTCTATGTGCTCTCCTTCTATCTCTTCATCATCTGCACCACTCAAAGTGTGCAGAAATTGAGATTAGATTATACAAAAAGAAAGAATTAATGTTTCAGTGGCACTGGGTACTATAGGGGACAAAGCTTCCAGGGGCTGTATTCTGTAATAATCCATTACACTTGGTCATGATGTCAATGTTGCAAAAGGAACAGCAGGTAGGAAAGTGAATGCCTAAATCCCAGACATAGCCAATGTGGTCACAGCACCGCCACTAGCCAGCATCTTGCTGCCACATCCAGTCCGACCGAGTCACATGGACCACGCTGTGCCAATTTGTCTCAGATGCTCTTTGTTGAGAGTGAATTAGTGGTGATAAAACTCTTCAGGCATGTCAAAGATGTCGTTCTCCGGTGTCTGTGCCCGCCAGCCATTGCGACAGGGGCTCGAGGTGTGTTATTGCAAGCAGGTGGCATCGTGAGCATGTTTCTGTCATAACCAGCGTAACACCTGCTCTAATGTTCTGCTGCAATGGGAGCAGCAACCAATGGCAAAGGACCAAATGAAATAGCAAGGAGATGGATTGTTACAAAATACGGCGTCAGGACACGCAAAAAGTGGTCCAAGCACATAGCTGTCATGTCTATAAAGGATCACTTCCATTGGACTACCATAGTTTACAAGATTCTAGTCCACAAGTTGGGCTCGAGCCGCTGTGTAACACCAGAGCTATTGGCTTTGATAGCCACAGAAGTCTAATCAGACTTTGTTCCCGGTTATGCATGTAAACTATTACTCAGCACAAAAGTAACAAGCATTAAGCCTGTTTCGTGATAAACCAGAGCCAGAATGGCATGCAGGGTGCAAAGATAGGGTGGCAGTCTCCGGGATTCTTGTAATTGCGGGCATAGAGCCcgcaataaaaaaaggaagtataAGCAAATGAGCCATGCTTCTAAGTATTTTGCTGTAAACGGCCTCTGAGCACAATGGCAAAATTTTACCTTGCCAGTATGCACACAAGTTGGCCCCCTCACAGGTATCTCATTGTGGTCTTATGCTGTAAAGGGGTACTCTTGCACTGATGTCGTGACAGTGCAGTTTTATTTAAAATTGCACAGCACAGGCATCTACAGGACCACTGGAAAAGCTGAACGGTCCGCCGTACAGTGGTTTTAGGGTGTTTGTGAACTGGATTCTGAGCAAAAGTGATCTCTTTTTTGGGCAAGAAGAAGCTCATGGTACAGTAAGGTACTACCtgcgatacattagtggtgcagGCAAGGTTTTCTTTTATCCATCTCAACCTATAGTCACTACGGCACTACAACCTATTGCACCGTAATAATCTCAGGATACCAGTGTTCTTCAAAGATGCTTTGCCTCTAGAGCAAACTACGCATTAATGCAAGCCTTATTTTTTGAATATTACTGTGCACGGGAAATTGTGTTTGTAACAGAAGTAAGGTGTCAGAGGGGAACTGTGTGTCAGACATGTTGGATGCAGAACTGAAGCGACCTTTTGGGAAAGGAGGTTTAAGGCACTTATTTGCCATCGTAACCTGATCTTCACTATTGCTTTCGTTTATAACAAGCACTGAGGATGTAGTATTGGCATTTTCCTTCTTGCACAGTGTCCTAcacattaaattttttttgctttgagcATATGTGCGTGTCTTTTTCCTCTCTCCGTGTTCTTTTGAGCAAACGATCGCTGTCTACAGTTGGTTTTCTGCATGATGAGCAAGCTCTGCGGTggctctttattttattttaccttCCATCACATTTTATCCTGTGAAATGGTGCAGTGATGTTGTACTGGCTGGAACAATACTGGTGGATGATGCTTTCAGAGTTAGCACGGCTAAAGTTATCAGCTGGGTTTGGTagaggggaaacgcaaaaggcacctatgtgctgtgcgatgtcatcacaGCACACGTGAAAgagaaagattcccaggtggtcgaaatttttccagagccctccactgtggcacatCCTGCTTCCCCCAACCcccttctttcacgccctccttcaTCCCATCCCTCACAGTGTGGTTGAGGTGAATGCTCCACAACGCACATACGTCACAGTAAGGGTTCCTTATTTCTGTTGTTTGCAAAAAGGCATACAATGCTCCTGACAGGAGTTTTTAGCATACGGCACGCCTGTGACAGCACCGAAAGCAAATGAATTGAATGAAGGACTGATTAAAAACACTGTCAGACATTGTAACTTGCAATTTGCTTTAAGGAACATGTGAAACACAAATATACTGTTACTTTATGCACCTAAAAAAGCGCACATTATTTAAGGAACCGTAAAAATAGTGATTTCCAAACTAAATCTGTATCTCTAAAAAAGCGCACATTATTTAAGGAAGCGTACAAAGAGCGATTTGCAAACTAACTCCATCCCTTTATGACTGTCGGCCGCCATCTTTACGTGTGTGTGACTGtgttatgatgatgataatgtaaAAAGTAATAGAAAAGAAAACTAACTTTAAACTACGTCtcctaaaaaaaaagttttgtacaAAAATATTGCCACAATCAGGATAGAAATAGAATGATTTTATTATTTGATATAAAAATACTTCAGGTGAATTGAAACCGAAAAAAGTATGTGGATTAGAAAGCGGCAACAAGTGGTGTTCTCTGAAACGAGCGAAACTTGAAATGCCTGCCAGCGCCTTCTTATGAAAGGTGACACGCAGTTACAATTTTAACCGTGTCTTCTGCTGCAGGACTGCAGTCAGTACCAGTCAATGTAGTACACTTGCTGACTGCACTATTTCCCGAGCTCAATGACCAGGCCAGCGCAGACCTGGCCGATATTTCCTGGCCCCAAAAGCCTTCCCCTCAACGTGCCTTATTCCGTGACAATGGCTAACTTTGAAAGCCCAACGAAGTTCTGGCTTCGACTCGCCAAAAGCAAACTTCCGTATATAACGGACTTCGTGAAGGGTGTCAACAGACACCTGTACAGTGTGCAACTAGGCCAGTACTGCGTGGCCGACACGAGAGCGTTGGCTGGCCCAGCCCGCGCATGCGTGACGGATGTACACCGAAACGCGGCGGGGTGGGACGTTTCGGCCAAGGTGTACTGTTTGGACCACGGCCTGACGCTCGTTCTGAGCCTTGACAGGCTGTACTCGCTGTTAGCAAAGGACGCCAGGACTCCGTGCGTCGCCATCCCGTGCTGCCTGCACGGCGTGGCGACGTGCACTCGACCTCCGCCTCCGTGGCGATAGACAGGAAATGCCGAATTGGAGGCCGTCTTTGTTGGAGTCTCGGGCACCGGTGTGTTCCAGACAAAACTCTTCGTGCTCCGATACAAGGAGGGCACAGTTGCGAAGTGTGACGCAGCCGAAGACTTCACCCTAGCTAAGGAAGCTGCGGCCAAAATACGATACCTGCAGTCAAGGTAGAAATTTCATGGCGCGCTGTCAAGGTGCTGGCTGTGTTTATGTGCTATTCACTGGCTGCTGCTGTAGGGAGGCACGCATTTGCCAAGTTGTGACAGTTGTTGCCTTCGAATGTTTGTTTATTTGAGTTTGATATTTATCTGAAATTAATAAGTcataggaaaggaaatgggcatTTGCAACTGCATATATCCAACCATGTCGAGGTAGCTTTAGACGTTGTAACCATACGATTTGATCTCCATGGCTGTGATGTTAGTCAATATATAGACTCTGCCTAGGCGTGAAATGTAACATGTTGTTGCAAGTACGTATGATGGGAGGACATTTATTTCTGTGTATCGTTTTGTCCAGatccctcttcttcttttctgcaTTCTTTCAACCAAACATTCTGTAATCTTTGTTTCAGTTTCTTCAATTTGCTCAGAATAATTCGTTGGACTGTAGTCAATCAAGCATGACAAGCTCTAGGACATGTGAAAGACAAAAGTCGGGAGAGACTGGTGCGATGAGTAGTCATTCCAATAGCTGGTAAAAGGTTCCACTGTCTAATTATGTTTGTTGAATTCTCTTAGCGATACGAGCATGAAATCAACATAAGCACGAGTGGTAAGGAAAAGTTTGCTGGCTTGTCAACATTGATTTACACCAATGGGTTTCTCTCCCCAATCCCAGCTAGAAGGCATGCTGAAAAATAAATCAGTTTGGTGCATTTTAAAAAGCAGAATAAACTGGAATTGATCAAAGAGGAAAAATTTCATTATTCTATGCATCTGTCAGATGTCTCACAAAGTTCAAGAAGCATGCTGATGGGCTAGAAGAGACGTCTTTGCAATGCCTTGCTGATAAGTCAGTCTGCAGAAACTGGCAGTGATGGTGGTAACATTTACATATACGGTTAACTGCATGTATTTTTTATATAAGACATATACCATGTCTGTTACCATGCCAGACTTATATTATACTTTGAGAGcttcatttttagctttttattgACATCAAGCAACATTATGCATGTGCAATTATTGACATGTGCCCTGCGATTTCATTGTGCTTATGTATTCATGTTTCCAATTTTAGCTTTCTTTCTTGGacaagattgtcaccatgctcagAGATTTAAGTTGTCAGTGCTTGTGTGGTCATCTCAACTACTTCACATTCATTTTGTTCTGCTTGCTGGCAGCCATACGTGCATATCAATTGATAACTTTTCAAATTATAAAATGTGCTGATACTGTGGAAATTAAAATATCTGCACACTTTGCATGGTTCTTGCTGTCTGCATGCTGTGTGCAAAATGCTGCTGTCTCCAACCTATACATCCCCTGTACTTTTTCAGGTGTTTACTCAGGCCTGGCATTTATTACCAATGTCATTTCGGGCAGAAATGGGCCGGATGACCTCCCTGATGACTCATCAGTCGGCTGGGAAATGCATAAGAGAGACTTGTTCCCGCAGGAGAGGAGTTCACCTAGGCAGTCACTGTACTTTTTGCCGTTTCTATAGGTTTAACAGCACTTACCCACAGGTGGGATCAGCCAGGCATATGCATAGAAGCACTCAAGGGCATCATTTGAACTCGCGCCAATTTTTGTTATCAATATAAAAAGAGACCTGAAAGGTGTCACCAGTTCAGTCCCTTAGCAGTGCTTGCCAGTGTCTTCCAAACATGCTTAGTCAGTGTATATATTTGCTGCCTAAAATACTTATTATTACCAAACTAATGGCACTCACAATATGTGCCCAAAAGCAAAGGAATGAAATGTGCAACCAGTGTGATGTGACCTGCAGCTCTGGCCATAGCAGGAACAAGGTCAGTTGAGCAGAAATGTCATGTTATTGGTGCTATTGGTCCTGCCCATTGCTACACACCTAGCGCTCAGAGGATAGTTTCACGTTTCAAGTTTATTTTAGCATGGGACTAGATGCATAAAGTGTGATAGAAGATGAAAGCAACTATTTACTTATAGTGGATTTGATTGCGCATTGTTCTGATTTATTTCAAAAActttctgtattgttttccttagCAGGGATGCAGCGCTTGTGTAATATTGTGTTGTTGGTAACATTGAAGCCCACGTGTGTTTCCTACGTGGCAGAAATGGACATGTGCAGCGCTGGCTACATTGTTTTCATGTTCTCTATTCAATTGCGGCCTGTAGAACTCGCCGCTCTCTTGACGGTCATCTTTAATAGCAGCCGATGCTTTCAACTaccttgtggaggtgaaagttcCTAGCACCTAAACAAAAGTTCCCCTAAACATTCGACCAACATCTCAGTCACGTGTACTCTTCATTGTTGTGCTGTGCATTGCTCGCTGGGAGCAAACAGTGTAGGGGCTGCGTTTAATCCAGCCATTAAAATGAGCAAGGCATCCTTTATTAATTTATTCATACCCTCAAAGCATACTACACTTTTTTCGAGGGAGGGTTGCAGAGGGTTATTTTTGGCGTAGAGTGATGAAAGTCTGCATAGTTATTGGGAAGCACACTAAATgaagaaatacaaattttcactAGTTTTCACATAAATTTTTATGTGCATTTTTGCTATACCAAAATTTCAGAAAGCTTGGCTTGAAAACAAAACATAGTAGGAGCCTAGAGTCGCTCTTAAATTTTAGCTAGAGGAATGGTTCACCATTCTCAAAATATTGTTATCAACCTGAGGTTTTTCTACACCGAACATTATAATCATGCTCACCTAATGCGCTCATTACCGTCTTGTCAAATTAGTCACAGTGTCAAAAAGTAACAGTAATTCAGAAACAGAAATTACATAAACAACTTATTAAGGAACAGAAGGCAACAAACTGCATGAAAATCTAAGAAGCCGTTGTCATCTCTAAGCAGGGCTGTCGGGTCAAAAAACAGTTTTGAGAAAACTGCTGTATTTTCACGGACATCTGTGTTAGTTTCTTGCTACCTAtgatcacacacacaaaaaaaactgtttttaagGTCACTTCTTGGCTGTTTTCAGGGAAAATGTTTGGAATTAGAAAGACATTATAGATAAACCTGGTGTTTTCTAGAAGTAAAATTTTTTCGAGATTTT
The Amblyomma americanum isolate KBUSLIRL-KWMA chromosome 3, ASM5285725v1, whole genome shotgun sequence genome window above contains:
- the LOC144124917 gene encoding tudor domain-containing protein 1-like, yielding MAPEKCVETAVVATHSIPRPRDVPLEVCVPVRVTYYDGPAKVFLRYNPPGFPEYAYENFCVAHWRRHVHEVFVGMYCLVCHNGRMEEGLRAQIRDVHKNPNGLQALARILYVDTGREDVVELDCVYPIDAEATAEPRGTVECCLHRLRPTLRSTRSDLMHLLPDACEPSYEAIFHSVTDTGVYEVDLFVMCSTKRMGLVRLNVGENLVYNGYAEFLSYLYDIPAMDGNPAQTTSRLALPPCEEGRSKTPETSPSTFSDRGDTPSEGSAPCYELAAAEEPRGYSWEITVTYICTPDLWYGQLTSRSKDLLEVCSIISSSSSESGCSETEVKKGSYLIYRDFPHATGARVRVEEILDCDRCRIFLLDYGNRKVVSSSCLFRLDRRLRSISPLALRFHLTGIRPWTEWTEAAVTRFEALTQADTKLTVEVLETQSCGDEFGDKVHLVKLFSKTHGNVAECMIRDGYARMPIERKATPVQSTNLEDMQFDPMQDDYNDVLNSYGVNTDDPGVATSKFAVKKSHRICKFFSAQGTCKQGQYCVYSHVAEEANSALLHVNEPVLSLPRNMRPPVLGSWVFGQVSACKSPSFFFLIFPYGKSPFEQLIVEDMASRSKLSLENLMEDMQRECNLRKFSEDRLFTKAEGELVAARSSRDARWYRGQVVSVGHGDVLQVFFVDFGFCEWVPVKEVKALDERFAHLPLQAHPACIVADGFSCPSDKTGWDAEMREVFLNCVTRKDLLVEIVRIFDGLLHVRLYFLKDDMLFNVTDCMTACKRRSIKEECRMRSISTKTRMVPL